A part of Chitinophagaceae bacterium genomic DNA contains:
- a CDS encoding amidohydrolase — protein MRKLFFSLVCFLIVSSVKGGGEVPAPGKPQTEPVVIRNGILHTVSGDIIPNGAVRFENGIITHVGPTADVPTQNAEVIDVQGSHIYPGLIACNTTLGLVEISAVRATRDFDETGSLNPNVRSLIAYNTDSRIIPTIRNNGMLLAQIVPQGGRIPGTSSVVQLDAWNWEDAAYETDNAVHLNWPSMYVRRGWWAEPGGIHANDDYMEQVDDIFSYFREAGAYAKKEDHRPKNLRFEAMRGLFTKDKKLFVAASSAREIKAVVRFLEEFDLEGVIVGADDAHLVADLLAEKNVAVIYKRIHSLPLRQDDDIAMVYSAPAKLYEAGVTFALSLTGSWEQRNLPFMGGSAAAHGLSKEAALKSLTLYPAQILGIDDRTGSLESGKDANIIVSTGDVMDMRTNDITHAFIQGRVVDLDDKQKRLYEKFMQRYE, from the coding sequence ATGCGCAAGTTATTTTTTTCCTTAGTTTGTTTTCTTATAGTTTCTTCAGTAAAGGGTGGAGGAGAGGTGCCTGCTCCGGGAAAACCACAGACAGAACCTGTTGTTATTAGAAATGGGATTTTGCACACAGTCTCCGGGGATATCATTCCCAATGGAGCTGTGCGCTTCGAAAACGGTATTATCACACATGTTGGTCCAACAGCGGATGTTCCTACCCAAAATGCTGAAGTTATAGATGTTCAGGGCAGTCATATTTATCCGGGTTTAATTGCATGTAATACGACTTTGGGCTTAGTGGAAATCAGTGCTGTCAGAGCGACCAGAGATTTTGATGAAACCGGTAGCCTGAACCCGAATGTACGTTCATTAATAGCATATAATACAGATTCCAGAATTATTCCTACTATTCGCAATAATGGCATGTTGTTGGCTCAGATTGTGCCTCAGGGTGGACGAATACCGGGAACTTCGTCTGTAGTTCAATTGGATGCCTGGAACTGGGAAGACGCGGCCTACGAGACAGACAATGCCGTCCATCTTAACTGGCCGTCGATGTATGTGAGAAGAGGTTGGTGGGCTGAGCCGGGTGGAATACACGCCAATGATGATTATATGGAACAGGTGGATGATATTTTTAGCTACTTCAGAGAAGCCGGAGCATATGCAAAAAAAGAAGACCACCGGCCTAAGAATCTTAGGTTTGAAGCAATGAGGGGCCTTTTTACTAAGGACAAAAAACTGTTTGTTGCTGCCTCATCAGCCAGAGAAATTAAAGCTGTTGTGCGGTTTTTGGAAGAGTTTGACCTGGAGGGAGTAATTGTAGGTGCTGACGATGCTCATTTGGTTGCAGATCTTTTAGCAGAAAAGAATGTGGCAGTTATTTATAAAAGAATTCATTCATTACCACTCCGACAGGATGATGATATAGCCATGGTTTACAGTGCACCTGCAAAACTTTATGAAGCGGGCGTAACCTTTGCACTTAGTTTAACCGGTTCCTGGGAACAAAGAAATCTTCCGTTTATGGGAGGCTCTGCTGCTGCACACGGACTCTCAAAAGAAGCAGCGCTGAAATCATTAACACTTTATCCTGCCCAAATTTTAGGTATTGATGACCGAACCGGTAGTCTGGAGTCCGGAAAAGATGCCAACATTATTGTTTCTACAGGAGATGTTATGGATATGCGCACCAATGATATCACTCATGCTTTTATTCAGGGCCGGGTAGTTGACCTGGATGATAAGCAAAAACGTTTGTATGAAAAGTTCATGCAGCGATATGAATAA